TTGTATTTCGCCCGCGGTGCGGGGGGCGAGTTCAGCGTGGCGCACAGGGGATTCACGATGGGTGCGTTAGGCATGGATATATATCGCTTCGGATAAACGCAGAATCAAAAGATCGCAGCCTTCGGCAGCTCCTACAGTGGGGAATGAGTACACCCTGTGTAGGAGCTGTCGCAGGCAGCGATCTTTTGATCTTCGATCTTTGCTCTTTCAGACAGGCAAAAAAAATCCCCGAACCAGTCGGGGATTTTTCATGTTCGATCAATCAGCCCAAGGGCGGATCAATCTTCGCGGTAGCGACGCAGTTTCAGCTGCTTGCCAGCGACGCGAGTGTCCTTCAGCTTGGTGAGGAGTTTGTCCAGACCATCTTCCGGCAGCTCGACGAGGCTGAAGCTGTCACGCACCTGGATGCGACCGATCGCTTCGCGGGCTAGACCACCTTCGTTGAGGATGGCGCCCAGCAGGTTCTTGGCGGCGATACCGTCACGCGCACCCAGCGCGGTACGGCAACGGGCACGACCTTCGCCCAGAGGCATTGGCGCGCGACGCTCGCGGTCACCACGCTCAGGACGATCACCGGAACGCTCAGGACGGTCGCCACGCGGTGCGTTGTTCGGCACCAGTGGGCGTTCCTTCTCGATCGCCGCCAGGTTCAGCGCTTGACCGTTGGTCGCCTTGCGCAGCAGAGCTGCAGCCAGGGCACGCGGGGTGCAACCGATGTCAGCGGTCAGGCGATCCAGCAGTTCGCCGTGAGTCGACTCAGCATCAGCGACCAGCGGCGACAGGCTGTTGGTCAGTTTCTTGATGCGTGCATCGAGAACAGCCTGAGCGTCCGGCAGACGCACTTCGGCAACCTTCTGACCGGTGACACGCTCGATCACTTGCAGCATGCGGCGCTCACGTGGAGTCACCAGCAGCAGTGCGCGACCTTCGCGACCGGCACGGCCGGTACGGCCGATACGGTGCACGTAGGATTCCGGGTCGTACGGCATGTCCACGTTGAATACGTGGGTGATGCGCGGAACGTCCAGACCACGGGCAGCCACGTCGGTCGCGACAACGATGTCCAAGCGGCCATCTTTCAGCGAGTCGATGACGCGTTCACGCTGGTTCTGGGCGATGTCACCGTTCAGCGCAGCGGCCTTGTAGCCTTTGGCGTCGAGGGCACTGGCCAGATCCAGGGTCGCTTGCTTGGTGCGCACGAACATGATCAGCGCGTCGAAGTCTTCCACTTCCAGCAAGCTGAGAACGGCGGAGGTCTTCTGGTCAGCGTGAACCAACAGGTGAGCCTGTTCGATCGCGGTAACGGTCTGGGTCTTGCTCTGGATCTTCACGTGCTTCGGATCGCGCAGGTGGCGCTCGGCGATGGCACGGATCGACTGCGGCAGGGTTGCCGAGAACAATACGGTCTGACGGGTTTCCGGCATGGCCTTGAAGATCACTTCCAGGTCGTCCATGAAACCGAGTTTGAGCATTTCGTCTGCTTCGTCCAGAACCAGGTGGTTCACGGTAGCGAGGACTTTTTCGTCGCGACGCAGGTGGTCGCACAGACGGCCCGGAGTGGCGACAACGATCTGTGCGCCATTACGGATTGCTTTCAATTGTGGGCCCATCGGCGCGCCGCCGTAGACAGCCACAACAGTTACGCCCGGCATTTGCTTGGCGTAAGTTTCGAAAGCGGTTGCAACTTGTAGCGCCAACTCACGAGTTGGGGCCAGGATCAGAGCTTGCGGCTCGCGCTTGGACGGATCAATGCGGTGCAGGATAGGCAGGGCAAAGGCAGCGGTTTTACCGGTACCGGTTTGCGCCTGACCAATCATATCGTGACCGGCGAGGATGATCGGGATCGACTGCTGCTGAATGGCCGAAGGCTCTTCATAGCCGGTAGCGACTACTGCAGCGACAATATTGGGATGAAGTTCAAGAGCGGCGAAGCCGCCGATTTCCTGGGTCATGGGTCTGCCTCTAAGTGCATCCGCAAAGACCCATGCTCCAAAGCTGCACATGCCGTGTTGAGACTCAAGAGTCGCCCTGGCAGCTTTGTCGGCGGGGATTTGCGAAAACGTATGAATGAAAAAGAATCGTCAAGGAAGAGCCCGCAGTGCGGACATGCAGCCGAAGCTGACTTCGGGGAATTGCGCTACCTAAACGCGGCCCGGTTAAAGGCCGGCGCGCACTATACCGGAATTTGCCCAAAAAGGGAGCTTTTTTTATCGCCTGAATCGGTGTGTCACCGCTGTGTAACGGGGTTTTGCGGATAATCGTGCAAAGGTCTATTTTGCAAAGGCCCGGCCCTGCGGGTGATGACGCTTAAACGATTCACCGATATGCGGCATACCGTCGCTGCACCCGCCCTTCCCGCCCGAGGATTTCTCCATGAATCAGCCCTGCCCCGGCCGCGTCAGCCGTGAACGCCGTGGTCATGTCCACCTGATCGGCCTTGACCGGGCCGCCAAACGCAACGCCTTCGACCTCGATCTGCTCAATGACTTGAGCCTGGCCTACGGCGAGTTCGAGGCCGACAGCGAGGCGCGGGTGGCGGTGGTGTTCGGGCATGGCGAACACTTTACCGCCGGTCTGGATCTGCTCAACGCCAGCGCCGCCCTCGCCGAAGGCTGGCAGGTTCCGACCGGTGGTTGCGACCCATGGGGTGTTTTCGTTGGTCCACGGGTCAGCAAACCGGTCATTGTCGCCGCGCAGGGCTACTGCCTGACCATCGGTATCGAGTTGATGCTGGCCGCGGATATCAACCTGTGCGCGAGCAATACCCGCTTCGCGCAAATGGAAGTGCAGCGGGGGATTTTTCCGTTTGGGGGCGCGACATTGCGCTTTCACCAGGTGGCCGGTTGGGGCAACGCGATGCGCTGGTTGCTGACCGGCGATGAGTTTGATGCCCACGATGCGTTGCGTCTGGGTTTGGTGCAGGAAGTGATGGCCAGTGAGGATCTGTTGCCGCGGGCGATCGAACTGGCCGAACGGATTGCCCGGCAGGCACCGTTGGGGGTGCAGGCAACGCTGATGTCGGCGCGCCAGGCGCGGTATGAAGGCGAGACGGCGGCGGCGCAGGGATTGCCGGCGCTGGTGAAGAAGTTGCTGGGGAGTGAGGATGCCAAGGAGGGGGTGAGGTCGCTGGTTGAGCGGCGCCCGGGCATCTTCAAAGGGATCTGAGAAAAAGGGTGTTCTTCAGGCCCTCTTCGCGAGCAAGCTCGCTCCCACATTTGGAATGCATTTCAAGTGTGGGAGCGGGCTTGCTCGCGAAGGGGCCATCACTGACCACTCAAGTCGCCGGGCGAATCGCCTTGATCAACGACTGCAGCGAATAACCCAGCCGTGGCGCCAGCACTTCGGCGCGGGCGGTCAGCGCCTGCATGTCCAGCTCCTGATCGAGATCCGCCGGCACAATCAGAATCACATTGCCCTCCTTCACCGGCAGCTCCCAGTAATGCCGGTGATAGAGCCCGCGCAACAACGCCGCGCCCAACGGTTTGCCGTCATCGGTGGCCCACTGGTTGATCACCAGCCAGCCGCCCGGGTTCAGACGCTTCTGACAGTCGCCGAGAAAACTCCAGGCCAGGTGCCCGACACCCGGGCCGACATCGGTGTACAGATCGACAAAGATCAGATCCGCAGGCTCGGCCGTCGGCAGCAACTCCAGCGCATCGCCGACCCGAATGTACAAGCGCGGATCGTCATCCAGCCCCAGGTACTCGATCGCCAGACGCGGCACGTCCGGGCGCAGTTCGATGGCTTCGACGTCTTCCAGCGGCAGGAACTTGAGGCAGGCCTGGGTCAGCGTGCCGGCACCGAGGCCGAGAAACAGCGCGCTCTCCGGTTGCTCATGGCACAACGCGCCAATCAGCATCGCCCGGGTGTAGTCATATTCGAGCCAGCTCGGATCGGCGGTGAACACGCAGCTCTGTTCGATGGCATCGCCAAATTCCAGAAAGCGGTAATCGGCCACTTCCAGCACGCGAATCACGCCGAACTCATCCTGTACCTCGGCGAGCAACAGCTCGACGCGCTCCTCAGTCATTTCGTCTCCTGATGGTCACCGGGCGCGGTGACGCGATGGCACCGCTGCGGCGCCGTGGCAAAGCGGCGATTGTCGGTGATGGGGCGGGAGCAGGTCACGCACTAATTGCTGCTACCATGGGCTTCCCGTGCGTAGAACCAATTAGAGACCGTGATGAGCCAACCGTGGAGCCCTGACAGCTGGCGCGCCCTGCCGATCCAGCAACAACCCCAATACCCCGACGCCGCGCACCTGCGCCAGGTCGAGCAGACCCTGGCCAGTTATCCGCCGCTGGTGTTTGCCGGCGAAGCGCGCGAGCTGCGCCGTCAGTTTGCCGAAGTGACTCAGGGTCGGGCGTTCCTGCTGCAGGGCGGCGATTGCGCGGAAAGCTTTGCCGAGTTCTCGGCGGCGAAGATTCGCGACACTTTTAAAGTGCTGCTGCAAATGGCGATCGTCATGACCTTCGCCGCCGGTTGCCCGGTGGTCAAGGTCGGGCGCATGGCCGGCCAGTTCGCCAAACCGCGCTCGGCCAACGATGAAACCATCGACGGCGTGACCCTGCCCGCCTACCGGGGCGACATCGTCAACGGTATCGGCTTCGACGAAAAAAGCCGCGTGCCGGATCCGGAGCGCCTGCTGCAGTCGTACCACCAGTCCACCGCCACCTTGAACCTGTTGCGCGCCTTCGCCCAGGGCGGTTTTGCCGACCTGCATCAGGTGCACAAGTGGAACCTGGACTTCATCGCCAACTCGGCACTGGCCGAAAAATACAGCCACCTCGCCGATCGCATCGATGAAACCCTGGCGTTCATGCGCGCCTGCGGCATGGACAGCTCGCCGCAACTGCGCGAAACCAGTTTCTTCACTGCCCACGAAGCGCTGCTGCTGAACTACGAAGAAGCCTTCGTGCGTCGCGACAGCCTGACCAACGATTACTACGATTGCTCGGCGCACATGCTGTGGATCGGTGACCGTACCCGTCAGCTCGACGGTGCTCACGTCGAATTCCTGCGCGGGGTGAACAACCCGATCGGGGTGAAAGTCGGCCCGAGCATGAACCCGGATGATCTGATTCGCCTGATCGACGTGCTCAACCCGGACAACGATCCGGGGCGCCTGAACCTGATTGCGCGGATGGGTGCGAACAAGGTCGGTGATCACCTGCCGGCGCTGATCCGTGCGGTGCAGCGTGAGGGCAAACAGGTGCTGTGGAGCTCCGACCCGATGCATGGCAACACCATCAAGGCCAGCAGCGGCTACAAGACCCGCGACTTCGCGCAGATCCTGGGTGAGGTGAAGCAGTTCTTCCAGGTGCACGAAGCCGAGGGCACTTATGCCGGCGGGATTCATATCGAGATGACCGGGCAGAATGTCACCGAGTGCATCGGTGGTGCGCGGCCGATCACTGAAGACGGGTTGTCGGATCGTTATCACACCCACTGTGACCCGCGGATGAATGCCGATCAGTCGCTGGAACTGGCGTTTTTGATTGCTGAAACCCTGAAACAGGTTCGCCGCTGAATCAGTCAGATTTTTAGCGTCGGGCAGGCCGCCTTCGCGAGCAAGCCCGCTCCCACACTGGATCTGTGTCGTACACAAAACCCATGTGGGAGCGGGCTTGCTCGCGAAGAGGCCCGCTCAGTCACAGCCGATCTGCGCCAATGCCACCCGCAACCGCCCCGCACTCTCACGCTGACAATTAAGCTGTACTCGCTCCAGCCCCAGCCAATCGGCCATCTGCCGCAAATTCAACGCCAGCGCCAGCATCCCCTCTTCGTCCAGCCCCGGCTTTTCCTCGTGCACTGCATGCACCGCCAATCGTCCCGACGCCCGCTCGGCGCGCAGATCGACCCGCGCGGCAATCCGCTCGTTGTGCAGAAACGGCAACACGTAATAGCCGTAGACCCGCTTGTCCTGCGGCGTATAGATCTCCAGCCGATAGCGAAAATCGAACAGCCGCTCGGTACGACTGCGCTCCCAGATCAGCGAATCGAACGGTGACAACAGCGCACTGGCGACGACTTTTCGCGGGACTTTCGGCTGCGGCAGGCAGTAGGCGATCTGTCGCCAGCCAGCGACTTCGCAGGTCTGCAATTGCCCGTCCTCGACCAGCTCCGCCAGACGCGGGCGCGCATCGCCAGGGTTCAAGCGGAAATAATCGCGCAGATCCTTTTCCGTGCCGACGCCCAGTGCCTGGGCCGCGTGCAGCAGCAGACCACGCTGCGCTTCGGCTTCATCCGGCAACGGCTGCTGCAGAATCGATGTCGGGATCACCCGCTCCGGCAAATCATACAAACGCTCAAAACCGCGGCGGCCGGCGACGGTCACTTCACCGGCGGCGAACAACCATTCCAGCGCATGCTTTTCCGCGCTCCAGTCCCACCATTGCCCGGCCTTGTCCTCGCGGGTCGACAGACTGCCGGCGCCCAATGCACCGCGCGCCTCAACCGCGCTTAAAACCCGGCGCACGACGTCCTGCTGCTCAAGACCAAACTTCGCCAGTTGCTGATAGATGTCTCTGCCAGTTCTGGCCCGCTGCATCCGCCACCCCATCAACGGATACATCGCCAGCGGCAGCAACGACGCTTCGTGGCCCCAGTATTCGAACAGCGTGCGCCGACGGCCCGAACTCCAGGCAGCCTGGTCGAGCAGATCGGAAGAATAGGAACCCAGACGTGAAAACAGCGGCAGATAGTGCGAGCGCACCACGGCGTTGACGGAGTCGATCTGCAACAGCCCCAGCCGTTCGATCAGCCGGTTGAGTTGCGGCGCCTTGACGGTCGGCGGCTGGCGCCCATTGAACCCTTGGGCAGCCAGCGCCAGTCGTCGCGCCTGTTTGAGAGAAAAGGCCAGAGTCGCGGGCATGAACATCTCCTTGTCTGCTCGCAACCTACCTCACCTGAAAGTGGTTTGTGTAGTAAGGCCTTGATCATTTATGCATCGGATCATCCCAGAACGGCCGGATGGCCTCGTGTTCGACGTCGGCACGGCTGACCCCGATGTCCTTCAGCGCTTCGTCGCTCAGGCTGGCAAGCAACTCACGCTCACGGTGCAGTTCGTACCAGCGGCTAAACTTGTGCAGCAGGTCGGAAACGATATGGCCGTGGCCGGAAAATTTTGCGTCGTCTACATACTCTCTTTGACCTTTCATCGTGTTGCCCTCCTTGTGGATGGCTCAAGTCTCGCGCTGGCGCTAAGATCAATCCAACGAATGTTTCTGATGGAATTCATCACGGAGATTCATCAATTGTCGGCCTACCCCAGTATCGATACCGATGTCCTGCGCACTTTCGTTGCGATTGCCGATCAGGGCGGTTTTACCCGCGCCGGCGAGATGGTCAACCGCACGCAATCGGCCGTGAGCATGCAGATGAAGCGCCTCGAAGAAGACGTGCTGCAGCGACAGTTGTTCGAGCGTGACGGCCGCCAGGTGCGCCTGACCGCCGAGGGCCAGGTGCTGCTGGGTTATGCGCGGCGCATCCTGAAATTGCACAGCGAAGTGTTCAACACGCTGCGCGAGCCGCACATGGTTGGCACTGTGCGCATTGGCACGCCGGATGATTACGTGATGCGGTTTCTGCCGGGGATCCTCTCGCGGTTCGCTCAGTTCTACCCGCTGATCCAGATCGAAGTGCATTGCGAATCCAGCAAACAGCTGTTGCAGCGCACCGATCTGGACTTGTCGATTGTCACCCGGGAGCCGGGCAACGAGATCGGTCAGTTGCTGCGCAAGGAGCGTTTCGTCTGGGCCGAGGCGCAGAATTTCAGCGCCCACGAGCAGACGCCGTTGCCGCTGGCGATGTTCAACAGTGATTGTTTCTGCCGTTTGTGGGCGTGCAATGCGCTGGACGCGATGGGCCGTGACTACCGCATCGCCTACAACAGCACCAGCCTGTCGGCGCTGATGGCGGTGGTGAGCGCGGGTCTGGCGATCACCGCGCAACTGGAAAGCCTGATCACCCCGGACATGCGCATTCTCGGCGCCGCCGAGGATCTGCCGCTGTTGCCCGAGGCCAGTATCATGTTGATCCGCAACCTGAACAATCCGTCGCCGATCACCGAATGCCTGGCCGAACACATCGTCGAAGGCTTCAAACTTTAAACGCGAGCATCACCGCGCACAGCACCAGAAAACCGCAGAACAGCCCGCGCAGGAGCCTTTCCGGCATGGCGTGGGCGACTTTCACCCCCCAACTGATGCTGGCCAGACCGCCGATGGCCAGCGGCAAGCCGATCATCCAGTCCACTTCGTGATGCACCGCGTACGTCACCAGGGTCACGCCGGTGCTTGGCAACGCCAGAGCCAGCGACAGGCCTTGAGCAACCACTTGGCTGGTGCCGAACAGACTGGTCAGCACTGGCGTTGCCACCACGGCCCCGCCGACACCGAACAAACCACCCATGGTCCCGGACGCTGCGCCGAGAACACCGAGCCATGGCCATGAGTAACGCATTTCGGAGGTCACGGCGGTTTTCTTGCCGAACATCTTCAGCAGGTTGTACGCCGAGAGCACCACGAGGAACGCGACAAAACCGATGCGCATGGTTTGCGCATCAATGCCCACCGCCCAGATCGAACCGATCCACGCAAAGCAAAAACCCATGACCGCCAACGGCAGCGCATGACGCAGCTCGATGCGATTGCGCTGATGATAGCGCCACAGCGCCAGCATCACGTTGGGCACCACCATCACCAGCGCCGTGCCTTGGGCGATCTGCTGATCAAGGCCAAACCATACGCCCAGCAGCGGGATGGCGATCAAACCACCGCCGATGCCGAAGATCCCGCCCAATGTGCCAAGGGCGGCGCCAAACAGCAGGTACAACAAAAACTCGATCACAGCGATTTCCTCATCCGTCAGGCGATTCATCCTACGCAGTCGAGGCTGGCGGGGAAACGCACAGCAACGCACAATGGCTATGCCAATTTCGCACAAACACCGAAGCACCTATGAATCCCAATCAGTTGACCGAACAGCTCGGGCTGTTTCTCGATGTGCTGGAAAGCGGCAGTTTTTCTGCAGCTTCCCGTCGTCATCCGCTGACGCCTTCCGCCGTCGCGCGGCGCATCGACAGCCTGGAAAGCGCGGTCGGCAGCCAGTTGTTCATTCGCAGCACCCACGTCGTAAGGGCAACCCCGGCGGGTCTGGCGTTTGCCGAGCGGGCGCGGCGCATCGTCAGCGAGCTGCAACTGGCCCGCGCCGAAGCGGTGTCGTTGAGCAGTGCGCCGGAAGGCTTGATCCGAATCGATGCCCCGGCCGCTTTTGGTCGCCGCCATCTCGCGCCGGTCATCGCTGACTTTCTGGTGCTGTACCCGGGCCTCGACGTGCAGTTGCACCTGATCGACAGCTTCATCGATATGCACGGCTCGAACCTGGGCAAAGTCGATCTGGTGCTGCGTGCCGGGCAAATGGCCGATACGCGCTTGGTCGCCACGCCGCTGGCGAGCATGGTGCGCATTGCCTGCGCCAGCCCCGACTACCTCAAACGCCGTGGCGCACCGCGCCATCCCGCGCAGTTGAGTGAACATGACGGGCTGGATTGGGAAGGTCTCGCCCCGCCCTTCGCCTGGCGCTTCGAACTGGACGGGCAAATGCAACTGCATCGCCCCGCGCGCATCCGCATGAGCGCCAACAATGCCGAAGCGCTGGTGTGCGGTGCTCTGGCCGGGCTGGGCATCGCGCATTTGCCGACCTGGCTGGCCAGTGAGTACCTGCTGCGCGGCGAACTGCTGCCGCTGTTCTGCGAGAACGGCCTGCCGCAACCGGAAAGCACCGGCATCTATGCGCTGCGCATGGAACAACAGACCCACTCGCGCAGCCGTCTGCTTTTGGAATACCTCAAGACCCGCTTCAGCCCGGTGCCACCGTGGGATCTGGCGCTGCAACGCGAGCTGGGCCGACACTAGATCCTGGATAATTATCTGGCGCATTAAACATTCGGGCGCTAGATTCAAGCCCATCACCGAACAAGGCTTTGCCATGACCACCGAACGCGACACCTGCGACGACCTGCTGCTCGACAATCAGGCGTGCTTCGCCCTGCATTCCACTTCACTGATGATGACCAAGGTCTACAAGCCGCTGCTGCAAGCGCTGGGCCTGACCTATCCGCAGTATCTGGCAATGATGGTGCTGTGGGAAAAGGATGGTTTGACCGTGGGCGAAATCAGCACGCGGTTGCTGACCGATCCAGGCTCGCTGACACCGTTGCTCAAACGGCTAGAAGGTGAAGGTCTGCTCAGCAGAACCCGCAGCCGTGAAGACGAACGGGTGGTGATCGTCGAACTGACCGCGCAGGGACGGGCTCTTCGTGAGCAGGCCAAAAGCGTTCCGCAATGCATCTTGGGCGCCAGTGGTTTCACCCTCGAACGCCTGCAGAATCTTCAATCTGAGCTGCAAGCCCTGCGCAGCCATCTGCAAGAAAGCCTGACCGGATAACAGCGCTGCCCTCTTGTAGGAGTGAGCCTGCTCGCGATAGCGGTGGTTCAGTCGGCCCCCTTATTGCCTGCTCCACCGCTATCGCGAGCAGGCTCAATCCTACAAAGGATCGGTTCATCAGGAAAAATATTCTTCAGCCCGCGCCCCCACCATCCGCTCTAAATCTTCACTTTCAAGCTGATCGACAGTGCCTTTAAAGGACCGAGATTCAGCTTTCTCAAAAAATTATCTTGCGCACTAAACATTAGCGAGCTACATTCACCTCGCAGCTACTTAGCGCGCAAACAATTAGCGCAACAACAGACACTCAATGAGGCCCACACCATGCAAACTCTCTACACTGCAATCGCAACCTCCACTGGCGGCCGTGATGGTCGTGCGATCTCCAGCGACAACATCCTCGACGTCAAACTCGCTACCCCGAAAGAACTCGGCGGTGCCGGCGGCGCAGCGACCAACCCTGAGCAACTGTTCGCTGCCGGTTACTCGGCCTGCTTCATCGGCGCGCTGAAATTCGTCGCCAGCCAGACCAAACGCAAGATCCCGGACGACGCCTCGATCACCGCGCACGTCGGCATCGGTCAGATCCCTGGCGGTTTCGGTCTGGACATCGACCTGCACATCAGCCTGCCGGGCCTGGAACAGGCGGATGCACAGAGCCTGGTCGAAGCGGCGCACCAGGTCTGCCCGTACTCCAATGCCACCCGCGGCAACGTTGACGTACGCCTGCACACCACCGTTTGAGAACAACACCAATCCACTGTGGGAGCGGGCTTGCTCGCGAATGCTTTGTGTCATTCAACACACAGGTTGTCTGACCGGGCCTATTCGCGAGCAAGCTCGCTCCCACAGGGTTCGGTGGTAGACGTGGAATCGCAGGCACAAAAAAGCCCGACTCAATGGTCGGGCTTTTTCTTTCCGTAAAAAGCAGTGCTTATTTGGCACGGCCTTTGTAGGAACCGCCTTCGCGGGTATCGATCTCGATCATGTCGCCGATTTCGATGAAGTCAGCAACCGACAGCTCGGTACCGTTCTTCAGTTTGGCAGGCTTCATCACCTTGCCGGAAGTGTCACCGCGAGCGGAACCTTCGGTGTAGTCAACCTGACGCACGATGGTGGTCGGCAGTTCTACGGAAACCAGACGCTCTTCGAAGAACACGGCTTCGCAAACGTCGGTCATGCCTTCTTCAACGAAAGGCAGAACGCTTTCGATGTCTTCGGCGTTCAGTTCGTACATGGTGTAGTCAGTGGTGTCCATGAACGTGTAGGTGTCGCCGCTGATGAAGGACAGGGTCGCTTCTTTGCGGTCGAGGATCACGTCGTCCAGCTTGTCGTCCGCACCGTAAACGGTTTCGGTCTTGTAACCGGTCAGCAGGTTCTTCAGCTTGGTCTTCATGATCGCGCTGTTACGGCCCGACTTGGTGAATTCAGCTTTCTGAACCAGCCAAGGATCGTTGTCGATACGGATCACGGTACCGGGTTTGAGTTCTTTACCAGTTTTCATTGCGAATATCCGAATTTGGATGGGATTTACAAAAATCTAGGCCGCGTATCATATCCAATTTAGGTAAAACTGTACCAGCGCCGTGGCAAGATCCGCCTGCAAGCCTTGTTCCAGACACCACGCCTCGGCGTTTTCCTGCAGTTCTGGCCAGTGTTTACGGGCCTGGAGCCAGTGCTCGCCGATCGGTTTCCCGGCACTCCAGGCCCGCCACAGACTGCTCATCGCCTCGGCAGCGGCCGGTGAAAGCCCTTTGGTGTAGAGCGCGAGAAAGGCATCGAGCTTGTCGAGGTGGATGTCTTCGTCCTGCTGATAGATATGCCAGAGCATCGGTCGCCCGGCCCACTGTGCACGGACGAACGAGTCTTCACCGCGCACCGCGTTGAAGTCGCAGCACCACAGCAACTGATCGTATTGATCCTGACGGACGAACGGCAGCACCTGCACCGTCAGCGCCTGACGCACGTCCAGATCGCCGACAGCCAACGCGTCGACCCCGAGCCAGCGCGCAACGTCACCGAGAATCCGCCCTTCCGGCACCAGCAGATGGGTCGGCGCGCTATCGGCCGCCAACGCATCCAGCCAACTGGCCAGCCCGGCATTTTCGTAGGCAAACAACGAGATCAGCTGTGCGTCAGCTGCGCGATCTACGCCCAGGCCGTGCAGGAATTGTCGCTGCGCAGCCGCGTCCTGCTGAAATCGCCGACGCCGCTCAAACAGACCGTTTTCACGCAGCAAGCCGCCCGTCCCCGGTTGAAATCCGGGAAAGAAAAAGAATTTCTGTACCGACTTGTACTTCACCGACGGCAAACCGTGACAACCGGTGACCCAGTCTTCGGCGCTGAGGTAATCGAGGTTCATCCACAGCGGTGGCTGTTGCCGCTCGGCCATGGCGTCCATGTACGCCGATGGCAGCTGACAGGCAAATGCGGCGATCACCACGTCCGCCGCCTCCGTCTGCGGCCAGTCGCTCGGCCAATGCCGCACCTCGACGCCCTGCTGCGATTGCTGCGCCAGGTGGATGTCGATCTCGGGGCAGATACGTTCAAAGGCGCGCAGGTCATCGACCCACAGGCGCACCGCCAGCCCATGCTCGGCTATCAGTTGCCGGGCCAGACGCCAGGTCACGCCGATGTCGCCATAGTTGTCGACCACGGTGCAAAAAATATCCCAGCGGGTTTTCGGT
The Pseudomonas fluorescens genome window above contains:
- a CDS encoding winged helix-turn-helix domain-containing protein — protein: MPATLAFSLKQARRLALAAQGFNGRQPPTVKAPQLNRLIERLGLLQIDSVNAVVRSHYLPLFSRLGSYSSDLLDQAAWSSGRRRTLFEYWGHEASLLPLAMYPLMGWRMQRARTGRDIYQQLAKFGLEQQDVVRRVLSAVEARGALGAGSLSTREDKAGQWWDWSAEKHALEWLFAAGEVTVAGRRGFERLYDLPERVIPTSILQQPLPDEAEAQRGLLLHAAQALGVGTEKDLRDYFRLNPGDARPRLAELVEDGQLQTCEVAGWRQIAYCLPQPKVPRKVVASALLSPFDSLIWERSRTERLFDFRYRLEIYTPQDKRVYGYYVLPFLHNERIAARVDLRAERASGRLAVHAVHEEKPGLDEEGMLALALNLRQMADWLGLERVQLNCQRESAGRLRVALAQIGCD
- a CDS encoding DUF1127 domain-containing protein; protein product: MKGQREYVDDAKFSGHGHIVSDLLHKFSRWYELHRERELLASLSDEALKDIGVSRADVEHEAIRPFWDDPMHK
- a CDS encoding LysR substrate-binding domain-containing protein — translated: MSAYPSIDTDVLRTFVAIADQGGFTRAGEMVNRTQSAVSMQMKRLEEDVLQRQLFERDGRQVRLTAEGQVLLGYARRILKLHSEVFNTLREPHMVGTVRIGTPDDYVMRFLPGILSRFAQFYPLIQIEVHCESSKQLLQRTDLDLSIVTREPGNEIGQLLRKERFVWAEAQNFSAHEQTPLPLAMFNSDCFCRLWACNALDAMGRDYRIAYNSTSLSALMAVVSAGLAITAQLESLITPDMRILGAAEDLPLLPEASIMLIRNLNNPSPITECLAEHIVEGFKL
- a CDS encoding DEAD/DEAH box helicase encodes the protein MTQEIGGFAALELHPNIVAAVVATGYEEPSAIQQQSIPIILAGHDMIGQAQTGTGKTAAFALPILHRIDPSKREPQALILAPTRELALQVATAFETYAKQMPGVTVVAVYGGAPMGPQLKAIRNGAQIVVATPGRLCDHLRRDEKVLATVNHLVLDEADEMLKLGFMDDLEVIFKAMPETRQTVLFSATLPQSIRAIAERHLRDPKHVKIQSKTQTVTAIEQAHLLVHADQKTSAVLSLLEVEDFDALIMFVRTKQATLDLASALDAKGYKAAALNGDIAQNQRERVIDSLKDGRLDIVVATDVAARGLDVPRITHVFNVDMPYDPESYVHRIGRTGRAGREGRALLLVTPRERRMLQVIERVTGQKVAEVRLPDAQAVLDARIKKLTNSLSPLVADAESTHGELLDRLTADIGCTPRALAAALLRKATNGQALNLAAIEKERPLVPNNAPRGDRPERSGDRPERGDRERRAPMPLGEGRARCRTALGARDGIAAKNLLGAILNEGGLAREAIGRIQVRDSFSLVELPEDGLDKLLTKLKDTRVAGKQLKLRRYRED
- a CDS encoding class II 3-deoxy-7-phosphoheptulonate synthase, translated to MSQPWSPDSWRALPIQQQPQYPDAAHLRQVEQTLASYPPLVFAGEARELRRQFAEVTQGRAFLLQGGDCAESFAEFSAAKIRDTFKVLLQMAIVMTFAAGCPVVKVGRMAGQFAKPRSANDETIDGVTLPAYRGDIVNGIGFDEKSRVPDPERLLQSYHQSTATLNLLRAFAQGGFADLHQVHKWNLDFIANSALAEKYSHLADRIDETLAFMRACGMDSSPQLRETSFFTAHEALLLNYEEAFVRRDSLTNDYYDCSAHMLWIGDRTRQLDGAHVEFLRGVNNPIGVKVGPSMNPDDLIRLIDVLNPDNDPGRLNLIARMGANKVGDHLPALIRAVQREGKQVLWSSDPMHGNTIKASSGYKTRDFAQILGEVKQFFQVHEAEGTYAGGIHIEMTGQNVTECIGGARPITEDGLSDRYHTHCDPRMNADQSLELAFLIAETLKQVRR
- a CDS encoding crotonase/enoyl-CoA hydratase family protein → MNQPCPGRVSRERRGHVHLIGLDRAAKRNAFDLDLLNDLSLAYGEFEADSEARVAVVFGHGEHFTAGLDLLNASAALAEGWQVPTGGCDPWGVFVGPRVSKPVIVAAQGYCLTIGIELMLAADINLCASNTRFAQMEVQRGIFPFGGATLRFHQVAGWGNAMRWLLTGDEFDAHDALRLGLVQEVMASEDLLPRAIELAERIARQAPLGVQATLMSARQARYEGETAAAQGLPALVKKLLGSEDAKEGVRSLVERRPGIFKGI
- a CDS encoding spermidine synthase — protein: MTEERVELLLAEVQDEFGVIRVLEVADYRFLEFGDAIEQSCVFTADPSWLEYDYTRAMLIGALCHEQPESALFLGLGAGTLTQACLKFLPLEDVEAIELRPDVPRLAIEYLGLDDDPRLYIRVGDALELLPTAEPADLIFVDLYTDVGPGVGHLAWSFLGDCQKRLNPGGWLVINQWATDDGKPLGAALLRGLYHRHYWELPVKEGNVILIVPADLDQELDMQALTARAEVLAPRLGYSLQSLIKAIRPAT
- a CDS encoding sulfite exporter TauE/SafE family protein, which encodes MIEFLLYLLFGAALGTLGGIFGIGGGLIAIPLLGVWFGLDQQIAQGTALVMVVPNVMLALWRYHQRNRIELRHALPLAVMGFCFAWIGSIWAVGIDAQTMRIGFVAFLVVLSAYNLLKMFGKKTAVTSEMRYSWPWLGVLGAASGTMGGLFGVGGAVVATPVLTSLFGTSQVVAQGLSLALALPSTGVTLVTYAVHHEVDWMIGLPLAIGGLASISWGVKVAHAMPERLLRGLFCGFLVLCAVMLAFKV